The following coding sequences lie in one Arachis ipaensis cultivar K30076 chromosome B03, Araip1.1, whole genome shotgun sequence genomic window:
- the LOC107631798 gene encoding glutamyl-tRNA(Gln) amidotransferase subunit B, chloroplastic/mitochondrial — MASTIFRSFQVHSFMLYPTSLITRRNGVFRFTTKSSQSQTETQQRQQTKVSQSTQSKKLDKIPKDYEAVIGIETHVQLSTLTKAFCGCPYNYGSHPNSTICPICMGLPGSLPVLNSKVIEFAVKLGLALNCNLALNSKFDRKQYFYPDLPKGYQISQFDVPIATSGFLDVDIPVEFGGGHRRFGITRVHMEEDAGKLLHTEGENYSQVDLNRAGVPLLEIVSEPDMRTGIEAAEYAAEIQRLVRYLGVSNGNMQEGSLRCDVNVSIRPIGQSKFGTKVEIKNLNSFSSVNRAIDYEIARQVQLHREGQEDRIVQETRLWEEGAQKTITMRKKEGLADYRYFPEPDLPAVILSQEYVDDIQSSLPELPEIKRRRYENMGLSMQDVLFLANDNNVADFFDATVAKGADAKLVANWIMSDIAAFMKNEKLTINEIKLTPDELFELIASIKDGVISGKIGKEILFELLSKGGTVKGIIAEKDLVQIVDPAEIEKIVDKVIADNPKQLEQYRSGKTKLQGYFAGQVMKLSKGKANPGLLNKILLEKLNSKS; from the exons ATGGCTTCCACGATTTTCAGAAGCTTTCAAGTTCACTCCTTTATGCTTTACCCAACATCATTAATCACAAGGAGAAATGGGGTTTTCCGTTTCACAACAAAGTCCTCACAGTCCCAAACAGAGACCCAACAGAGGCAACAAACCAAAGTTTCACAGAGCACACAGTCCAAAAAGCTTgacaaaatcccaaaagactatGAAGCAGTTATTGGGATTGAAACTCACGTTCAGCTCTCAACTCTCACCAAAGCATTCTGTGGTTGCCCTTACAATTATGGCTCCCATCCCAATAGCACAATTTGCCCAATTTGCATGGGTTTGCCCGGTTCATTGCCTGTGCTGAATTCTAAGGTCATTGAGTTTGCTGTGAAGTTGGGTCTTGCCCTTAATTGCAACCTTGCTTTGAATTCCAAGTTTGATAGGAAGCAGTATTTCTACCCAGATCTTCCAAAAGGGTATCAGATTTCTCAGTTTGATGTCCCAATTGCCACTTCTGGTTTTCTTGATGTGGATATTCCAGTGGAGTTTGGTGGGGGCCACAGGAGGTTTGGCATTACAAGGGTTCACATGGAAGAGGATGCAGGCAAGCTCCTACATACAGAAGGTGAAAATTACTCACAG GTTGATCTAAATAGAGCAGGGGTACCTTTGCTTGAGATAGTTTCTGAGCCTGATATGAGAACTGGTATTGAAGCAGCAGAGTATGCAGCAGAAATACAGAGATTGGTTCGGTATTTGGGAGTGAGCAATGGCAATATGCAAGAAGGATCTCTTCGTTGTGATGTCAATGTCTCAATTCGACCCATTGGTCAATCAAAATTCGGGACAAAG GTTGAAATAAAGAATTTGAACTCATTTTCATCCGTGAACAGAGCCATTGATTATGAAATTGCGAGACAGGTCCAACTCCATAGAGAAGGCCAGGAAGATCGGATAGTACAGGAAACTCGTCTATGGGAAGAAGGCGCTCAG AAAACAATTACAATGAGGAAAAAGGAAGGGCTTGCTGATTATCGATATTTTCCAGAACCCGACTTGCCAGCAGTAATACTTTCTCAAGAATATGTTGATGATATTCAAAGTTCTTTACCAGAGCTTCCAGAAATTAAGCGGAGAAGATATGAAAACATGGGCTTAAGCATGCAGGATGTTCTTTTCCTGGCCAATGACAATAAT GTTGCAGATTTTTTTGATGCTACTGTTGCAAAGGGTGCAGATGCAAAGCTGGTTGCCAACTGGATTATGAGTGATATTGCTGCCTTCATGAAAAACGAAAAGTTGACCATAAATGAAATAAAGCTTACACCTGATGAGCTGTTTGAGTTGATAGCGTCCATTAAAGATGGAGTCATCAGTGGCAAGATTGGCAAGGAG ATACTATTTGAGCTATTATCCAAGGGAGGAACTGTTAAGGGAATTATAGCGGAAAAAGACTTGGTTCAG ATAGTAGATCCCGCCGAGATTGAAAAAATTGTGGATAAAGTGATTGCAGATAATCCGAAACAGTTAGAGCAATATCGCAGTGGCAAAACGAAACTACAAGGTTATTTTGCTGGCCAG GTGATGAAATTATCTAAAGGCAAGGCAAATCCAGGTCTCCTTAACAAGATCCTCTTGGAGAAATTGAATTCAAAGAGCTGA